One genomic segment of Bacillota bacterium includes these proteins:
- a CDS encoding ParM/StbA family protein: MIKLGVDNGNYNTKSSEGMLYASGYTASDKEFITPDMQLFYEGRYYAVGERRMRFQQDKTREPDTFMLTLPAIADAMKRAGTTSAEIALGVGLPIDSYGTQKEAFRRYFLRDNVSFLFEGTSYRCRIAECKVFAQGHAALCRYYPQLKDYRSITLVDIGGYTVDILTLHDLRLDRSSCASLRMGTITLYSRIQDTLQRNDILLSDELITDAIRGDIQHADSKLIHAVVEQAVAAYCKELLNALRERGLDLRLPTVFAGGGAELLELMLRRSDINTVAVLNRFANADGFRLLMG, encoded by the coding sequence TCGGAGGGGATGCTCTATGCCTCCGGATACACTGCAAGCGACAAGGAATTCATCACGCCGGACATGCAGCTCTTCTACGAGGGCAGATATTACGCCGTCGGTGAGCGCCGCATGCGTTTTCAGCAGGACAAGACCAGAGAGCCGGATACCTTTATGCTGACGCTGCCGGCAATCGCGGATGCGATGAAGCGCGCGGGAACCACAAGCGCGGAAATCGCCCTTGGCGTGGGCCTGCCCATTGACAGCTACGGGACGCAGAAGGAGGCATTTCGGCGATATTTTCTGCGTGACAATGTTTCGTTCCTGTTTGAGGGAACGTCCTACCGCTGCCGCATCGCTGAGTGCAAGGTGTTCGCGCAGGGTCATGCGGCGCTGTGCCGGTATTATCCGCAGCTGAAGGATTACCGAAGCATCACGCTGGTGGATATCGGCGGGTATACGGTGGATATCCTCACACTCCATGACTTACGGCTGGACAGATCGAGCTGCGCCAGCCTGCGCATGGGAACCATTACCCTCTACAGCCGGATTCAGGATACGCTCCAGCGCAATGACATCCTCCTGTCGGACGAACTTATCACCGACGCGATCCGCGGGGATATCCAGCACGCTGACAGCAAATTGATCCATGCTGTGGTGGAACAAGCTGTGGCGGCTTACTGCAAGGAGCTGCTCAATGCGCTCCGGGAGCGCGGACTTGACCTGCGGCTCCCCACGGTGTTCGCGGGCGGTGGTGCGGAACTGCTCGAACTCATGCTGCGCAGGAGCGACATCAATACTGTGGCGGTGCTGAACCGGTTCGCCAATGCGGACGGCTTCAGGCTTTTGATGGGGTGA
- a CDS encoding plasmid segregation centromere-binding protein ParR: MSGRKRYYLSFDMDNPRHREAETLFARQASRQRTEYVVTSILTAHQTESLEQVVRQAVRDELRNAAPPPQTTLPGETDDGVRLSDLPGSLIRALEEL, translated from the coding sequence ATGTCCGGGCGAAAACGATATTATCTCTCCTTCGATATGGACAACCCAAGACATCGGGAAGCCGAGACACTGTTTGCGCGGCAGGCCAGCAGGCAGCGCACCGAGTATGTGGTTACCAGCATCCTGACGGCACATCAGACGGAAAGCCTGGAGCAGGTTGTCCGGCAGGCGGTCAGGGACGAGCTGCGAAATGCTGCGCCGCCACCGCAAACCACGCTGCCAGGGGAAACGGATGATGGTGTTCGGCTGTCCGATCTCCCCGGCAGCCTTATCCGTGCGCTGGAGGAATTGTAA